The following proteins are co-located in the Nocardioides piscis genome:
- a CDS encoding sensor histidine kinase gives MSARQPRSVVDPWERWGWVVASIWLVFLIYPVTEALQVDSSVPVKALALGLIATYAAIYLLGWSVWRRHALRIWFAMLALLLATMPIIGVEAIGLTPYLGAFSALMVPAPWWKWTTVLSAALPVLSLVEGDFPAFFFLMVWPIIGFCSAMRVFSELDQKSDEARSELALVAERDRVARDVHDVLGHSLTALAIKAELAARLIDVDPDRARAELESIQETARLALAEVRATVGGLRAANLEAELAAAPLVLADAGVETHLVGDLADTDPRHRALLAWVLRESVTNVVRHARATRVEIRLAPDGLEVCDDGGGMHGPEGNGLRGMRERVSAAGGRLEVTGAPGTRVRVVLP, from the coding sequence GTGAGCGCTCGTCAGCCACGCTCGGTCGTCGACCCCTGGGAGCGGTGGGGCTGGGTCGTCGCGTCGATCTGGCTGGTCTTCCTCATCTATCCGGTGACCGAGGCGCTCCAGGTCGACTCGTCCGTGCCCGTCAAGGCACTGGCGCTGGGGCTCATCGCGACCTATGCGGCGATCTATCTGCTCGGCTGGAGCGTGTGGCGCAGGCACGCACTCCGGATCTGGTTCGCCATGCTGGCGCTGCTCCTGGCCACCATGCCGATCATCGGCGTCGAGGCGATCGGGCTCACCCCCTACCTCGGGGCGTTCTCCGCGTTGATGGTGCCCGCGCCCTGGTGGAAGTGGACGACGGTCCTGAGCGCCGCGTTGCCCGTGCTCTCCCTGGTCGAGGGCGACTTCCCGGCCTTCTTCTTCTTGATGGTGTGGCCGATCATCGGCTTCTGCAGCGCGATGCGGGTCTTCTCCGAGCTCGACCAGAAGTCCGACGAGGCCAGGTCCGAGCTCGCCCTGGTCGCAGAGCGGGACCGGGTGGCCCGCGACGTCCACGACGTGCTCGGCCACTCCCTGACGGCGTTGGCCATCAAGGCTGAGCTGGCCGCGCGACTGATCGACGTCGACCCCGACCGTGCGCGGGCCGAGCTCGAGTCGATCCAGGAGACCGCCCGACTGGCGCTGGCCGAGGTGCGCGCCACCGTCGGCGGGCTGCGGGCCGCCAACCTCGAGGCCGAGCTGGCCGCCGCTCCCCTCGTGCTGGCTGACGCCGGCGTCGAGACCCACCTCGTCGGAGACCTCGCCGACACCGACCCCCGGCACCGCGCACTGCTGGCCTGGGTGCTGCGCGAGTCGGTGACCAACGTCGTCAGGCACGCCCGGGCGACGCGCGTGGAGATCAGGCTCGCGCCCGACGGACTCGAGGTCTGCGACGACGGCGGCGGGATGCACGGCCCGGAGGGCAACGGCCTGCGCGGCATGCGCGAGCGGGTGTCGGCGGCGGGTGGCAGGCTGGAAGTCACGGGGGCCCCCGGGACACGTGTGCGGGTCGTGCTGCCGTGA
- a CDS encoding helix-turn-helix domain-containing protein: MTNRPVRPATQEARTVDLDPVVMEALRAALPEVAEKAVAAIVEEVPSYARAFSGSLGDTIRQAVQIALGGFLTLATRQDAGSPPPPAIDGAYQLGRGEARTGRSMEALLAAYRIGARVAWRDMSRSAVDAGSGAAELSRFAELVFAYIDELSAASVAGHSDELESSGRAHQRNLERLARALVTGAAPAAVALAAERAEWEPPSALTAVLLPESQVSHVLSVVDARTLHVTDDLAGVAEGTSVLLVPTTGSDTARQSLLRALRGTRAVVGPAKPWLDVGRSHQRALRARDLGLDGVVDADAHLAALLLDLDPLTRGELREQVLAPLASLRPSTRDKLAETLRSWVLNQGRREAVAEELFVHPQTVRYRVGQLREAYGDRLEDPKFVLEATLALA, translated from the coding sequence GTGACAAACCGACCTGTGCGCCCTGCAACGCAAGAAGCCCGCACGGTCGACCTCGACCCGGTCGTGATGGAGGCCCTGCGCGCAGCCCTGCCGGAGGTGGCCGAGAAGGCGGTCGCCGCCATCGTGGAGGAGGTGCCCAGCTATGCCCGTGCCTTCTCCGGATCCCTGGGCGACACGATCCGTCAGGCCGTGCAGATCGCCCTGGGCGGCTTCCTCACGCTCGCCACGCGTCAGGACGCCGGCAGTCCGCCGCCCCCCGCCATCGACGGCGCCTACCAGCTGGGCCGGGGTGAGGCACGGACCGGGCGCAGCATGGAGGCGTTGCTGGCGGCCTACCGGATCGGGGCCCGGGTGGCGTGGCGCGACATGTCCCGGTCGGCCGTGGACGCCGGCAGCGGCGCCGCTGAGCTCTCCCGCTTCGCCGAGCTCGTCTTCGCCTACATCGACGAGCTGTCCGCGGCCTCGGTGGCCGGGCACTCCGACGAGCTGGAGAGCAGCGGTCGCGCCCACCAGCGCAACCTCGAGCGGCTGGCTCGCGCACTCGTCACCGGTGCCGCTCCGGCTGCCGTCGCCCTGGCCGCCGAGCGGGCCGAGTGGGAACCGCCGAGCGCCCTGACAGCCGTTCTCCTGCCGGAGTCCCAGGTCTCCCACGTCCTCTCGGTGGTCGATGCGCGCACCCTGCACGTCACCGACGACCTGGCTGGCGTGGCCGAGGGCACCTCGGTCCTGCTCGTCCCCACTACCGGCTCCGACACGGCCCGTCAGAGCCTGCTCCGCGCCCTGCGCGGGACGCGCGCAGTGGTCGGGCCGGCGAAGCCGTGGCTCGACGTCGGCCGCTCCCACCAGCGCGCACTGCGGGCCAGGGACCTCGGGCTCGACGGAGTCGTCGACGCCGACGCTCATCTGGCTGCGCTGCTCCTCGACCTCGATCCGCTCACGCGCGGCGAGCTGCGCGAGCAGGTCCTGGCGCCGCTGGCGTCCCTGCGACCGTCGACGCGCGACAAGCTCGCCGAGACGCTGCGGTCGTGGGTGCTCAACCAGGGCCGACGCGAGGCCGTGGCCGAGGAGCTCTTCGTCCACCCGCAGACCGTCCGCTACCGGGTCGGCCAGCTGCGTGAGGCGTACGGCGACCGGCTCGAGGATCCCAAGTTCGTGCTGGAGGCGACGCTGGCACTCGCCTGA
- a CDS encoding cupin domain-containing protein, with protein sequence MATAPEERPALIRLVGDVTAFATSTWSRQPELRSAADADGFADLLDEAAVDELLSERGLRTPFLRVAKDGRTLPGSAFTAPGGVGAGVADQVSDDKLSALFTDGSTLVLQALHRVWPPLIDFCQQLAADLGHPVQANAYVTPPQNQGFDDHYDVHDVFVLQVAGRKKWSIRPPVLPAPLRDQPWTDRRDAVGRAAAEEPLLEATLEPGDSLYLPRGHLHSAVALGEVSIHLTLGVHTWTRHAVAEELAALALDALADDEEMRGSLALGTTLGAGELDAEQVTARLLDALSSIDPAVVSERLRSRRRGTQRAAPLGPLAQHALAESLTDTTALRLRDHLDAGLEADNLCSRAGTVSVAGVPDDVRDSLLAGEVVTTAELGEAAARALVAAGLVVAG encoded by the coding sequence GTGGCGACCGCCCCCGAGGAACGACCGGCGCTGATCCGGCTGGTCGGCGACGTCACCGCGTTCGCGACCAGCACCTGGAGCCGCCAGCCAGAGCTGCGGTCGGCGGCGGACGCAGACGGGTTCGCCGACCTGCTCGACGAGGCCGCGGTCGACGAGCTCCTCAGCGAGCGCGGCCTGCGCACACCCTTCCTCCGGGTCGCCAAGGACGGCCGGACGCTCCCGGGCTCGGCCTTCACCGCACCGGGCGGAGTCGGTGCGGGCGTCGCCGACCAGGTCAGCGACGACAAGCTGAGCGCGCTCTTCACCGACGGCTCGACCCTCGTGCTCCAGGCGCTGCATCGCGTCTGGCCGCCGCTCATCGACTTCTGCCAGCAGCTCGCAGCCGACCTGGGCCACCCCGTCCAGGCCAACGCCTATGTCACCCCGCCGCAGAACCAGGGCTTCGACGACCACTACGACGTCCACGACGTGTTCGTCCTCCAGGTCGCCGGCCGCAAGAAGTGGTCGATCCGACCGCCCGTGCTGCCCGCGCCACTGCGCGACCAGCCATGGACCGACCGGCGCGATGCTGTCGGTCGGGCCGCCGCCGAGGAGCCGCTGCTCGAGGCGACGCTCGAGCCCGGCGACTCGCTCTACCTGCCGCGTGGCCATCTGCACTCGGCCGTCGCACTGGGCGAGGTGAGCATCCACCTGACCCTGGGCGTGCACACCTGGACGCGTCACGCCGTTGCCGAGGAGCTGGCCGCCCTCGCCCTCGACGCGCTCGCCGATGACGAGGAGATGCGCGGGTCGCTGGCCCTCGGCACGACGCTCGGGGCAGGCGAGCTCGACGCCGAACAGGTCACGGCCAGGCTGCTCGACGCCCTGTCATCGATCGACCCGGCGGTCGTCTCCGAGCGCCTGCGGAGCAGACGCCGCGGCACCCAACGCGCCGCCCCGCTCGGTCCGCTGGCCCAGCACGCGCTCGCCGAATCGCTCACCGACACCACGGCCCTGCGCCTGCGCGACCACCTCGACGCCGGCCTGGAAGCCGACAACCTGTGCTCGCGAGCCGGCACCGTGTCGGTGGCAGGCGTGCCGGACGACGTCCGGGACAGCCTGCTCGCCGGGGAGGTAGTCACGACCGCCGAGCTGGGCGAAGCCGCGGCCCGGGCCCTCGTCGCGGCCGGACTGGTCGTCGCCGGATGA
- a CDS encoding BatC protein yields the protein MTQSETEGPADGGAEGVPGVQDGGADGGADGGADGGADGGADGGADGGADGGADGGADGGADGGADGGADGGADGGADSTS from the coding sequence ATGACCCAGTCCGAGACAGAGGGCCCCGCCGACGGCGGTGCTGAGGGAGTTCCCGGCGTCCAGGACGGTGGTGCCGACGGTGGCGCTGACGGTGGCGCTGACGGTGGTGCCGACGGCGGTGCCGACGGCGGTGCCGACGGTGGCGCGGACGGCGGTGCCGACGGTGGCGCGGACGGCGGTGCCGACGGTGGGGCGGACGGCGGTGCCGACGGCGGTGCCGACGGTGGGGCTGACTCCACCTCCTGA
- a CDS encoding oxidoreductase — protein MTGWRLDDIPDQTGRTIAVTGTTEGGLGHYTALELARRGARVVLAGRSADKLDATEAAILAEAPGSTLEKLVVDLSDLSSVRAAAVAAAPLGAIDVLVNNAGIMAPPLRRTPDGLESQMATNHFGPFLLTGLLLPQLVASGDARVVTVSSQMHRMARQAPTWDPRAERPYRRWPVYAETKLANLLFTFELDRRARQAGLPVRALAAHPGFSGTHLAANGQFGRGSGGVASILDAAVKAVSQSAHAGAWPTLMAATDDLPGETYVGPSGLGQLSGTPQVVTPRALARNPEVQRRLWELSEETVGLRWP, from the coding sequence GTGACCGGCTGGCGCCTCGACGACATCCCCGACCAGACCGGTCGCACCATCGCGGTCACCGGCACCACCGAGGGCGGGCTCGGTCACTACACCGCGCTGGAGCTCGCGCGTCGGGGCGCACGGGTGGTGCTGGCCGGACGCAGCGCCGACAAGCTCGACGCCACCGAGGCGGCCATCCTGGCCGAGGCCCCGGGCAGCACCCTCGAGAAGCTCGTCGTCGACCTGTCAGACCTCAGCTCGGTCCGCGCTGCGGCCGTCGCCGCAGCCCCGCTGGGCGCGATCGACGTCCTGGTCAACAACGCCGGCATCATGGCCCCACCCCTGCGCCGGACGCCGGACGGGCTGGAGTCGCAGATGGCGACCAACCACTTCGGGCCGTTCCTGCTCACCGGGCTCCTGTTGCCACAGCTCGTCGCGAGCGGCGATGCCCGCGTGGTGACCGTGTCCTCGCAGATGCACCGCATGGCGCGGCAGGCTCCCACCTGGGATCCGCGGGCCGAGCGGCCCTATCGCCGGTGGCCCGTCTATGCCGAGACCAAGCTGGCCAACCTGCTGTTCACCTTCGAGCTCGACCGGCGCGCCCGCCAGGCAGGCCTGCCGGTACGGGCGCTGGCCGCCCACCCCGGCTTCTCCGGCACCCACCTCGCGGCCAACGGTCAGTTCGGACGCGGGAGCGGCGGCGTCGCGAGCATCCTCGACGCAGCCGTCAAGGCGGTCTCGCAGTCGGCGCACGCCGGAGCCTGGCCGACGCTGATGGCTGCCACGGACGACCTCCCCGGCGAGACCTACGTCGGGCCCTCCGGGCTCGGGCAGCTCTCGGGCACACCCCAGGTCGTCACGCCACGTGCGCTGGCCCGCAACCCCGAGGTGCAGCGCCGGCTGTGGGAGCTCAGCGAGGAGACCGTGGGCCTGCGCTGGCCCTAG
- a CDS encoding response regulator transcription factor: MIRILLADDQALVRGALAALLDLEADLEVVAQLGRGDEVVGAARDHGAEVCLLDIEMPGLTGIEAAAALRTELPAVRSLIVTTFGRAGYVRRALDAGATGFVVKDTPAKQLADAVRRVHAGLRVIDPDLATESLMAGPSPLTEREAEILRLALDGSPVAVIAARAHLSSGTIRNHLSAAIGKTGATTRAEAARLARDNGWL; this comes from the coding sequence GTGATCCGGATCCTGCTCGCCGACGACCAGGCCCTCGTCCGAGGTGCGCTCGCGGCTCTCCTCGACCTCGAGGCCGACCTCGAGGTCGTGGCCCAGCTCGGCCGCGGCGACGAGGTCGTCGGGGCGGCGCGCGACCACGGCGCCGAGGTCTGCTTGCTGGACATCGAGATGCCGGGACTCACGGGCATCGAGGCGGCAGCTGCGCTGCGGACGGAGCTCCCGGCCGTGCGCTCCCTGATCGTCACGACGTTCGGGCGAGCAGGCTATGTCCGCCGAGCCCTGGACGCAGGGGCGACCGGCTTCGTCGTCAAGGACACCCCCGCCAAGCAGCTCGCAGACGCCGTACGCCGCGTGCACGCCGGGCTGCGTGTCATCGACCCCGACCTCGCGACCGAGTCGTTGATGGCCGGGCCGAGTCCGCTGACCGAGCGCGAGGCCGAGATCCTCCGTCTCGCGCTCGACGGCTCCCCCGTGGCCGTGATCGCTGCACGGGCACACCTGTCGTCGGGGACGATCCGCAACCACCTCTCGGCGGCGATCGGCAAGACCGGCGCGACCACCCGCGCCGAGGCAGCGCGGCTGGCCCGGGACAACGGCTGGCTCTGA
- a CDS encoding maleylpyruvate isomerase family mycothiol-dependent enzyme — MTDAAEELGACVDVWWEAINDFTALLEKVPDDAWDTPTDLAGWDVRAIAAHVAHLESLLAGAEHEEVDIGEAPHARGMMGRFTEQGVVARRDQTPDELINEIRTSAGARHTELLADPPTDPDAPAPGLFGAIGWSTRTLLRNRPLDVWMHEQDLRRALGMPGGIDTPAAAHVVDYLSESLGYVLVRRVKAAPGTTAVLEVEGHPPVAALVNADGRGELLDEVPTDPTVGLRTDRESFIMLAGGRRQPAAGRVELFGDEVLGQRLVQQLAVTP, encoded by the coding sequence ATGACTGATGCCGCCGAGGAGCTGGGTGCCTGCGTCGACGTGTGGTGGGAGGCGATCAACGACTTCACCGCCCTGCTCGAGAAGGTCCCCGACGACGCCTGGGACACCCCGACGGACCTGGCCGGTTGGGACGTCCGCGCGATCGCAGCCCACGTCGCACATCTCGAGTCGCTGCTGGCCGGCGCCGAGCACGAGGAGGTCGACATCGGCGAGGCACCCCACGCGCGGGGAATGATGGGCCGCTTCACCGAGCAGGGAGTCGTGGCACGGCGCGACCAGACACCCGACGAGCTCATCAACGAGATCCGCACCAGTGCCGGCGCCCGGCACACCGAGCTGCTCGCGGATCCTCCGACCGATCCCGACGCCCCGGCGCCGGGCCTGTTCGGTGCGATCGGGTGGAGCACCCGCACCCTCCTGCGCAACCGTCCGCTGGACGTGTGGATGCACGAGCAGGACCTGCGCCGCGCGCTCGGCATGCCGGGTGGCATCGACACGCCTGCGGCGGCGCACGTCGTCGACTACCTCTCCGAGAGCCTCGGCTACGTCCTCGTCAGGCGGGTCAAGGCAGCGCCCGGGACGACGGCCGTGCTCGAGGTCGAAGGACACCCGCCCGTCGCCGCGCTGGTCAATGCCGACGGCCGGGGCGAGCTGCTCGACGAGGTCCCGACCGACCCGACCGTCGGACTCCGCACCGACCGCGAGTCCTTCATCATGCTGGCCGGCGGACGACGCCAGCCGGCCGCGGGGCGGGTCGAGCTGTTCGGCGACGAGGTCCTCGGCCAGCGGCTGGTCCAGCAGCTGGCGGTGACGCCGTGA
- a CDS encoding carboxypeptidase-like regulatory domain-containing protein encodes MVAIDRFRLLLAALMVAVVAIAFSAHPPSASAADTASISGTVTDGTDPLPGVLVQLYNNSYGEYRDTVTASDGSYSFTGLPSTGTGASTSGSSTPRGYTSRSSTTTSPGSWMRTSSS; translated from the coding sequence ATGGTCGCAATCGACAGGTTCCGTCTGCTTCTGGCCGCACTCATGGTCGCCGTCGTGGCGATCGCCTTCTCGGCGCATCCGCCCTCCGCGTCCGCAGCCGACACCGCCAGCATCTCCGGCACGGTGACGGACGGGACGGACCCGCTGCCAGGCGTGCTCGTGCAGCTCTACAACAACAGCTATGGCGAATATCGCGACACCGTCACCGCCTCTGACGGGTCGTACTCGTTCACCGGCCTGCCGAGCACGGGGACGGGGGCTTCTACGTCGGGTTCTTCGACACCGAGGGGCTACACCTCAAGGAGTTCTACAACGACTTCTCCCGGATCCTGGATGCGGACTTCATCCAGCTGA
- a CDS encoding amidohydrolase: MRIEGVHLVEVTEPAPAGPVDVTVTDGIVTQISPSSHPARGWLMPGLWDQHVHLGQWSLSSARVDLAPAKSSAQAVEIVREHLAERPDWPVIGWGHRPTAWEHPPVVSDLDAIETDQPIVLICGDGHHGWLNTRALHMLALPTREGVVAEAEWFMLYGRLGAVIGADGTGPEAYQHAMTAAAAQGIVGLVDFEFSGGVAEWLDRWDQGADLLRVRMATYADGLADVIDRGLRTRDPLDRDPRLTMGPLKIISDGSLNTRTAWCCEPYAEKALLGFPHGQPNQTPEELRSLLRSAAGHDLEVAVHAIGDRAVTEALAAFAETGARGSVEHCQLTTREDVRRMAELGVRASVQPAHLLDDRVVTELLWPGRGDRSFPLRWMLDEGVDVVLGSDAPVSPLDPWLAIAAAVHRAAGGEEPWHPEQAITAREALAASTDGWGPWPWVTLAISCCSTSIRWPVTTTPPMPDGCGPWATTSVGPGSPVRSCTTLTDVSQARPTLAADGATASG, translated from the coding sequence ATGCGGATCGAAGGAGTGCATCTGGTCGAGGTGACCGAGCCCGCCCCGGCGGGGCCGGTCGACGTCACCGTCACCGACGGGATCGTCACGCAGATCAGCCCCTCCAGCCACCCCGCTCGCGGCTGGCTGATGCCGGGTCTGTGGGACCAGCACGTCCACCTGGGCCAGTGGTCGCTGTCCTCGGCCCGGGTCGACCTGGCGCCGGCGAAGTCCAGCGCCCAGGCGGTGGAGATCGTCCGCGAGCATCTCGCGGAGCGGCCCGACTGGCCGGTCATCGGCTGGGGCCACCGGCCCACCGCCTGGGAGCACCCGCCGGTGGTCTCCGACCTCGACGCCATCGAGACCGACCAGCCGATCGTGCTCATCTGTGGGGACGGCCACCACGGCTGGCTCAACACCCGCGCCCTCCACATGCTCGCGCTGCCGACCCGCGAGGGCGTCGTCGCCGAAGCCGAGTGGTTCATGCTCTACGGCCGGCTCGGGGCAGTGATCGGCGCCGACGGCACCGGCCCGGAGGCCTACCAGCACGCGATGACGGCGGCGGCGGCCCAGGGGATCGTTGGTCTCGTCGACTTCGAGTTCAGCGGTGGGGTCGCAGAGTGGCTCGATCGCTGGGATCAGGGTGCCGACCTGCTGCGCGTCCGGATGGCGACGTACGCCGACGGGCTGGCCGACGTCATCGACCGCGGGCTGCGCACGCGCGACCCGCTCGATCGCGATCCCCGCCTGACGATGGGTCCGCTCAAGATCATCAGTGACGGTTCGCTGAACACCCGCACGGCGTGGTGCTGCGAGCCCTATGCGGAGAAGGCCCTGCTCGGCTTCCCGCACGGCCAGCCCAACCAGACGCCCGAGGAGCTGCGCTCGCTCCTGCGCAGCGCGGCTGGACACGATCTCGAGGTGGCAGTCCACGCGATCGGTGACCGAGCGGTCACCGAGGCGCTGGCGGCGTTCGCCGAGACCGGCGCCCGGGGCAGCGTCGAGCACTGCCAGCTCACCACTCGCGAGGACGTGCGCCGGATGGCCGAGCTCGGGGTGCGGGCGAGCGTGCAGCCTGCTCACCTGCTCGACGACCGTGTCGTGACCGAGCTGCTCTGGCCCGGTCGTGGCGACCGCTCCTTCCCCCTGCGCTGGATGCTCGACGAGGGCGTCGACGTGGTCCTCGGCTCGGACGCCCCGGTGTCTCCGCTCGACCCGTGGCTGGCGATCGCGGCTGCCGTCCACCGTGCGGCTGGCGGCGAGGAGCCCTGGCACCCCGAGCAGGCGATCACCGCGCGCGAGGCGCTGGCCGCCTCGACCGACGGCTGGGGACCGTGGCCGTGGGTCACCCTGGCGATCTCGTGCTGCTCGACGTCGATCCGCTGGCCGGTGACGACGACGCCGCCCATGCCGGACGGCTGCGGGCCATGGGCGACCACGTCCGTCGGACCTGGGTCGCCGGTGAGGTCGTGCACGACGCTGACTGACGTCAGTCAGGCGCGTCCGACCTTGGCTGCGGACGGGGCTACTGCGAGTGGGTGA
- a CDS encoding fatty acid desaturase family protein produces MTTIQKQDTNPIGHLTEADIEQIGIELDAIRQEVLDSRGADDAAYIRNLISAQRKLELGSRAVLLFSAFPPAWLLGTAGLSISKILDNMEIGHNILHGQWDWMRDPKIHSSTWEWDMASPAEQWKHSHNQVHHTYTNVVGKDNDLGYGIMRVDEEQRWAPFHLGQPIWCFINAVFFEYGIAAYDLDLGAVIKRKQTGDPDFRRRAKDVLTKIRKQATKDYVAHPVLSIPTGSFLPTLAANFTANVVRNLWSNSIILCGHFPEGVETFEKRSIEGETKGDWYVRQMLGAANISGSKALHLMSGNLSHQIEHHLFPDLPSNRYAEIAPKVQAVFDKYELTYLARPLIPQVYSAWHKVVRLSLPNDWLATTTVKNAPSQLGVLYKMVTGGRKARRAEQAKLEQKARRNQHREMATAA; encoded by the coding sequence ATGACGACCATCCAGAAGCAGGACACCAACCCGATCGGCCACCTCACCGAGGCCGACATCGAGCAGATCGGCATCGAGCTCGACGCCATCCGCCAGGAGGTCCTCGACAGCCGCGGCGCCGACGACGCGGCATACATCCGCAACCTGATCAGCGCGCAGCGCAAGCTCGAGCTCGGCTCGCGCGCGGTGCTGCTGTTCAGTGCCTTCCCGCCCGCGTGGCTGCTGGGCACGGCGGGTCTGAGCATCTCCAAGATCCTCGACAACATGGAGATCGGCCACAACATCCTCCACGGCCAGTGGGACTGGATGCGTGACCCGAAGATCCACTCCAGCACGTGGGAGTGGGACATGGCGTCGCCCGCGGAGCAGTGGAAGCACAGCCACAACCAGGTGCACCACACCTACACCAACGTCGTCGGCAAGGACAACGACCTCGGCTACGGCATCATGCGCGTGGACGAGGAGCAGCGCTGGGCGCCGTTCCACCTCGGCCAGCCGATCTGGTGCTTCATCAACGCCGTCTTCTTCGAGTACGGCATCGCTGCCTACGACCTCGACCTCGGCGCCGTGATCAAGCGCAAGCAGACCGGTGACCCCGACTTCCGTCGGCGGGCCAAGGACGTCCTGACCAAGATCCGCAAGCAGGCCACCAAGGACTACGTCGCGCACCCGGTGCTCTCGATCCCGACCGGCTCGTTCCTGCCGACCCTGGCGGCCAACTTCACCGCCAACGTCGTGCGCAACCTGTGGTCCAACTCGATCATCCTGTGCGGTCACTTCCCTGAGGGCGTGGAGACGTTCGAGAAGCGCTCCATCGAGGGCGAGACCAAGGGCGACTGGTATGTCCGCCAGATGCTCGGTGCGGCCAACATCTCGGGCTCGAAGGCGCTCCACCTGATGAGCGGAAACCTCTCCCACCAGATCGAGCACCACCTGTTCCCCGACCTGCCGTCCAACCGCTACGCCGAGATCGCGCCCAAGGTGCAGGCCGTGTTCGACAAGTACGAGCTGACCTACCTCGCGCGTCCGCTCATCCCGCAGGTCTACTCCGCCTGGCACAAGGTCGTGCGGCTCTCGCTGCCCAACGACTGGCTCGCGACGACCACCGTCAAGAACGCACCCTCGCAGCTCGGCGTCCTCTACAAGATGGTCACGGGCGGCCGGAAGGCCCGTCGCGCCGAGCAGGCCAAGCTCGAGCAGAAGGCGCGCCGCAACCAGCACCGGGAGATGGCCACCGCCGCCTGA
- a CDS encoding ferredoxin reductase: MSTITDPAPSATVRGTRLRDRMVRLAETVTTPVLPADYLDLFAPLRSGTDLRGRIEEVRAETADAATIVIRPGADWAGHVPGQYLRIGIDVDGVRHWRAYSLTHGPRADGRISITVKAVPDGLVSNHLVHEARPGTLVHLDQAAGEFVLASDHDRLLFVTAGSGITPVIGMLRNLFPSTDSGVLRLPRSADLDIVVVHVAPSRPDSIFIRDLEALAASGAIKLVARYDDEDGVLDVTDLDSLVPDLADRRTFACGPAGLLDALGAHYETNGLDLTVEQFRTSRVEPGDGGTIVFNDGSDLEADGATPILDVAEQSGVLMPSGCRMGICMSCVLPLKEGSVRDLRNGEITTAIPGETGAIKVQTCINAAAGSCHFDH, encoded by the coding sequence ATGAGCACCATCACTGACCCCGCCCCCTCAGCCACGGTCCGCGGCACCCGCCTGCGCGACCGGATGGTGCGGCTGGCCGAGACGGTGACGACGCCTGTCCTGCCGGCCGACTACCTCGACCTCTTCGCTCCGCTGCGGTCGGGCACCGACCTGCGAGGCCGCATCGAGGAGGTCCGCGCCGAGACGGCCGACGCCGCGACCATCGTGATCCGTCCGGGTGCCGACTGGGCCGGTCACGTGCCCGGCCAATACCTGCGGATCGGGATCGACGTCGACGGTGTCCGCCACTGGCGCGCCTACTCCCTGACCCACGGCCCCCGCGCCGACGGCCGCATCTCGATCACCGTCAAGGCCGTGCCCGACGGGCTCGTCAGCAACCACCTGGTGCACGAGGCTCGCCCTGGCACGCTGGTCCACCTCGACCAGGCCGCCGGCGAGTTCGTCCTGGCCAGCGACCACGACCGCCTCCTGTTCGTCACCGCCGGCTCCGGCATCACGCCCGTGATCGGCATGCTGCGCAACCTCTTCCCGTCCACCGACTCCGGGGTCCTGCGCCTGCCGCGCAGCGCCGATCTCGACATCGTCGTCGTGCACGTCGCGCCCAGCCGCCCGGACTCGATCTTCATCCGTGACCTCGAGGCGCTGGCTGCGTCGGGTGCCATCAAGCTGGTGGCGAGGTATGACGACGAGGACGGCGTCCTCGACGTGACCGACCTGGACTCCTTGGTCCCCGACCTGGCCGACCGTCGCACCTTCGCGTGTGGTCCGGCGGGCCTGCTCGACGCCCTCGGTGCCCACTACGAGACCAACGGCCTCGACCTCACGGTCGAGCAGTTCCGCACCTCCCGTGTCGAGCCCGGCGACGGCGGCACCATCGTGTTCAACGACGGCTCCGACCTGGAGGCCGACGGCGCGACGCCCATCCTCGACGTCGCCGAGCAGTCCGGCGTGCTGATGCCGAGCGGTTGTCGCATGGGCATCTGCATGAGCTGCGTGCTCCCCCTCAAGGAGGGCTCGGTCCGCGACCTGCGCAACGGCGAGATCACCACGGCCATCCCTGGCGAGACCGGGGCGATCAAGGTGCAGACCTGCATCAACGCCGCCGCCGGCTCCTGCCACTTCGACCACTGA